The Salvia miltiorrhiza cultivar Shanhuang (shh) chromosome 1, IMPLAD_Smil_shh, whole genome shotgun sequence genome has a window encoding:
- the LOC131015237 gene encoding transcription factor MYBS3-like has translation MTRRCSHCSHNGHNSRTCPNRGVKLFGVRLTDGSIRKSASMGNLTHYMGGGGGSGSATPVSGAAHDSPADTPDHPSAGSAAADGYASEDFVAGSSSSRERKKGVPWTEEEHRLFLLGLQKLGKGDWRGIARNYVISRTPTQVASHAQKYFIRQSNVSRRKRRSSLFDIVADESADTTVMSRDFFPVNPSQAETQSSTPAAPAAVDEECESMESANSNDGDTALTNPEGSQYPYPVMYPAYVAPLFPLPVQFWPGYNTEPVKAETHEVVKPTAVHSKSPINVDELVGMSNLSLGESIGDGGPSALSLKLVEGSERPSAFQANPASGNSGMNSSHNPIHAL, from the exons ATGACGAGGAGGTGCTCGCATTGCAGCCACAACGGCCACAATTCCCGCACGTGTCCGAATCGAGGCGTCAAGCTTTTTGGGGTCCGATTGACTGATGGTTCGATTCGGAAGAGCGCCAGTATGGGTAATTTGACCCATTAcatgggcggcggcggcgggagcGGGAGCGCCACGCCAGTCAGCGGCGCTGCTCACGACTCTCCGGCGGACACCCCCGACCACCCCTCTGCTggctccgccgccgccgacggcTACGCGTCTGAAGACTTCGTTGCTGGGTCTTCTTCCAGCCGGGAGAGGAAGAAAg GAGTGCCTTGGACAGAAGAAGAACATAGGTTATTTCTGCTTGGTTTGCAAAAGCTTGGCAAAGGTGATTGGCGTGGCATTGCACGGAACTATGTGATCTCTAGAACACCTACTCAGGTTGCTAGCCATGCCCAAAAGTACTTCATCAGACAAAGTAATGTGTCTAGGAGGAAAAGACGCTCGAGCCTATTTGATATTGTGGCCGATGAA TCTGCCGATACTACTGTGATGTCAAGGGATTTTTTCCCTGTGAACCCTTCTCAAGCCGAGACACAAAGCAGCACTCCAGCGGCACCTGCTGCTGTGGATGAAGAATGTGAATCCATGGAATCTGCAAACTCCAACGACGGGGACACTGCTCTGACGAACCCGGAGGGCTCTCAATATCCTTACCCCGTCATGTATCCTGCTTATGTCGCTCCACTCTTCCCGTTGCCCGTTCAATTTTGGCCAGGATACAACACAGAGCCCGTCAAAGCAGAAACCCATGAAGTGGTGAAGCCAACTGCTGTGCATTCGAAGAGCCCTATCAATGTGGACGAGCTTGTTGGCATGTCGAATCTAAGCCTAGGGGAATCCATCGGGGATGGTGGGCCGTCAGCCCTCTCACTTAAACTCGTTGAAGGCTCTGAGAGGCCGTCTGCGTTTCAGGCGAATCCAGCTTCTGGTAATTCAGGCATGAACTCTAGTCACAATCCAATTCATGCCCTCTAG